A genomic window from Aquila chrysaetos chrysaetos chromosome 9, bAquChr1.4, whole genome shotgun sequence includes:
- the LOC115346441 gene encoding cholesteryl ester transfer protein translates to MLWAGRMRLRTFGILLVLVHTSAACEFGPFPYSVTGIVCRMTKPAALLLNQETAQVIQAAFRNAKFPNITGERSMRLLGKVAYGLTNIQVNDLSIEQSEVELKENDAIHIAIKNVTAFFKGTLTYGYAGGWFLHLFHSVDFEIESSIDLQINIKLMCQKDQVAADASDCYLTFHKLMLHLQGDKEPGWLKQLFVDFISFTLKLVLKSEVCNEINFLAQVLADFVHDLAENFVRDEDISVDISLASVPLIKANYLESHHKGLVLYKNYSDVFSDSVFSPSLLTESRMLYFWLSEHILGSLASAAFLDKRLVLTIRGEKLQALFEMEDTESQRKAVQMIFQGTSYNNSVAKVWSLAHPQISLQPEGTVVKSLVAVEVSIFPTGEEPLMVLYMEKEITVTIQAVYVEKKLILHPLDSRIEFKVFKCTADPSGNDPSIRNFLQTMISVVGIPEVISRIEQALTSLMNSKGLHLFEIRNPEIITRKGYVIVQLDFSFPNHLLLDFLEKRL, encoded by the exons ATGCTCTGGGCTGGCAGGATGAGGCTGAGGACCTTCGGGATCTTGCTAGTGCTTGTCCATACATCAGCAGCCTGTGAGTTTGGGCCCTTCCCTTACAGCGTCACGGGGATCGTCTGCAGGATGACCAAGCCCGCGGCATTGCTGT TGAACCAGGAAACAGCGCAGGTCATTcaagcagctttcagaaatgccaaattCCCAAATATCACCGGGGAAAGGTCCATGCGGCTCCTTGGCAAGGTGGCTTATGGGCTGACCAA CATCCAGGTCAACGACTTGTCCATAGAGCAGAGCGAGGTGGAGCTCAAGGAGAATGATGCCATTCACATTGCCATTAAAAACGTGACGGCCTTCTTCAAAGGGACCCTGACCTATGGCTATGCTGGAGGCTGGTT TTTGCATCTCTTTCATTCAGTTGATTTTGAAATCGAGTCTTCCATTGACCTCCAGATAAACATTAAACTGA TGTGCCAAAAGGACCAAGTGGCTGCAGATGCCTCAGACTGCTACCTGACTTTCCACAAACTGATGCTTCATCTCCAAGGAGACAAGGA GCCGGGCTGGCTGAAGCAGCTCTTCGTGGATTTCATCTCCTTCACTTTGAAGCTTGTTCTCAAGAGCGAG gtgtgcaatgaaataaattttcttgcCCAGGTGCTGGCAGACTTTGTACATGATTTAGCAG aaaatTTTGTCCGGGATGAGGATATCAGTGTTGATATCTCCCTTGCATCAGTTcctttaataaaagcaaattaccTAGAATCACATCACAAG GGCCTTGTCCTGTATAAGAACTACTCTGATGTCTTCAGTgattctgttttctccccatcaCTGCTGACCGAGTCCCGAATGCTCTACTTCTGGCTGTCTGAACACATCCTTGGCTCTCTGGCTTCAGCAGCTTTCTTAGATAAGCGCCTGGTATTGACCATCAGAGGGGAGAAGTTGCAG GCACTGTTTGAAATGGAAGACACGGAATCGCAGCGGAAGGCAGTGCAGATG ATTTTTCAAGGCACCTCCTATAACAACTCTGTGGCCAAGGTGTGGAGTCTCGCCCATCCCCAAATCTCTCTTCAGCCTGAAGGGACAGTTGTGAAGTCCTTGGTAGCAGTGGAGGTCAGCATCTTTCCCACTGGAGAAGAGCCCCTGATGGTTCTGTACATGGAGAAG GAAATCACGGTCACTATCCAAGCTGTCTATGTGGAAAAGAAACTCATTTTGCACCCTTTGGACTCCAG gaTAGAGTTTAAAGTCTTTAAATGCACAGCTGATCCAAGTGGG aaTGACCCATCCATAAGAAACTTTCTGCAGACAATGATCTCAGTTGTTGGGATCCCAGAAGTGATTTCAA GGATCGAACAAGCTTTGACTTCACTGATGAACAGCAAAGGGCTTCATCTATTTGAGATCAGAAATCCTGAGATCATCACAAGAAAG GGATATGTAATTGTACAACTTGACTTTAGCTTCCCGAATCATTTGCTTCTTGATTTTCTTGAGAAAAGATTATAG